One stretch of Chlamydia abortus DNA includes these proteins:
- a CDS encoding MBL fold metallo-hydrolase has protein sequence MVNDVCRDTSSGKLTFLGSGNPEGIPVAFCSCAMCTGRQIRRLRSSVLITWAGKHFLIDSGPDFRQQMLENHIEKLDGVFLTHPHYDHIGGIDDLRVWYVLHQQSLPVVLSASTYKYLCQYRKHIVFPQGQDSALSAVLDFTILNERYGESTFLGLPFTYVTYYQKSCEVMGYRFGNLAYLTDMSRYDHEIVSYLSGVDTLILSVTCQQLPKVFSRQGYAHLTISQAEDFAALIGVKKVIFTHINHSLQKELANYSDKLWAYDGMEVSWSFVR, from the coding sequence CTGAAGGGATCCCTGTGGCTTTTTGCTCCTGTGCGATGTGCACAGGAAGACAGATACGACGTTTACGTTCTTCCGTGCTGATTACCTGGGCGGGAAAGCATTTTCTTATTGATTCCGGTCCCGATTTTCGTCAGCAAATGCTGGAAAATCATATTGAGAAACTTGATGGTGTATTTCTCACCCATCCTCATTACGATCATATAGGCGGTATTGATGATTTGCGTGTTTGGTATGTACTCCATCAACAGTCTCTCCCTGTGGTTCTTTCAGCTTCCACCTATAAATATCTTTGTCAATATCGTAAGCATATTGTTTTCCCTCAAGGCCAAGATTCTGCTCTTTCTGCAGTTTTAGATTTTACTATTTTAAATGAAAGGTACGGTGAGAGTACATTTCTAGGACTTCCTTTTACCTATGTTACCTATTATCAGAAGTCTTGTGAGGTTATGGGCTACCGGTTTGGGAATCTTGCGTATCTCACGGATATGAGTAGATATGATCATGAGATTGTGAGTTATCTTTCTGGAGTCGACACGCTGATTCTTTCCGTGACTTGTCAGCAATTGCCTAAAGTCTTTTCTCGACAAGGTTACGCGCATTTGACTATCAGTCAGGCTGAGGATTTTGCTGCGCTCATAGGCGTAAAGAAAGTAATTTTTACGCATATCAATCATAGCTTACAAAAAGAGTTGGCAAATTATTCCGATAAGTTGTGGGCTTATGACGGTATGGAAGTTTCTTGGTCGTTCGTTAGGTAG
- the hflX gene encoding GTPase HflX: MKKKRKEEKKSRESALGWRFSLPREEQDPSQALAVSCYSGKEDQRRVEEHSEELVSLAESCEITVLETRSWILRSPSSSTYLNEGKLLEIEEVLKVFPTIGALIIDEEITASQQRNLEKRLGVVVLDRTELILEIFANRAFTAEAGLQVELARARYLLPRLKRMWGHLSRQKSGGGSGGGFVKGEGEKQIELDRRMIRERIHKLTLDLKSVEKQRKEQRKAKEKRGIPSFALIGYTNSGKSTLLNLLTSAETYVEDKLFATLDPKTRRCVLPSGQRVLVTDTVGFIRKLPHTLVAAFKSTLEAALHEDVLLHVVDASHPLAFEHIETTQEILKELGVDHPKIITVLNKIDELPEGKAPTKLRLLSPRAVVISAKTGEGIQNLLEAMTDIITEGFPQVTLKFSYKDYGKFTELYDAGLVLAHRRKEDILIVDAYLPEELGKKYQQFIMRKRPSPKPIEDEFCV; this comes from the coding sequence GTGAAAAAAAAGAGAAAAGAAGAGAAAAAGAGTCGAGAGAGTGCTTTAGGATGGCGTTTTTCTCTTCCTCGTGAAGAGCAAGATCCTTCCCAAGCTTTGGCGGTTTCTTGTTATTCAGGGAAAGAGGACCAACGGCGTGTGGAAGAACATAGTGAAGAGCTAGTTTCTCTTGCAGAATCTTGTGAGATTACCGTGTTAGAAACACGTTCATGGATTTTGCGATCTCCTTCTTCTTCGACATATTTAAATGAAGGCAAGCTTTTAGAAATCGAAGAGGTTTTAAAAGTATTTCCTACGATAGGTGCCTTGATTATTGATGAAGAAATCACCGCTTCACAGCAGAGGAATTTAGAAAAGCGTTTAGGCGTCGTGGTTTTAGATCGTACGGAGTTAATCTTAGAGATTTTTGCTAACCGAGCTTTTACTGCAGAAGCAGGACTTCAGGTAGAATTAGCACGCGCACGCTACCTGCTCCCTCGTTTAAAAAGGATGTGGGGTCACCTATCACGTCAAAAATCCGGAGGTGGCAGTGGCGGAGGATTTGTTAAGGGCGAAGGGGAGAAGCAAATCGAACTAGATAGAAGGATGATTCGTGAAAGAATTCACAAATTAACTTTGGATCTTAAATCCGTAGAAAAGCAAAGAAAAGAGCAGCGCAAGGCTAAAGAAAAACGGGGCATTCCTTCGTTTGCTTTGATTGGTTATACCAATTCTGGGAAAAGTACTTTGTTGAATCTTTTAACTTCTGCGGAAACTTACGTTGAGGACAAACTTTTTGCGACTTTAGATCCGAAAACACGTAGGTGTGTTCTTCCTAGTGGGCAACGTGTTCTTGTTACAGATACCGTAGGGTTTATCCGGAAATTGCCCCATACTCTTGTGGCAGCATTTAAAAGTACCTTAGAAGCTGCGTTACATGAGGATGTTTTACTTCATGTTGTGGACGCTTCGCATCCCTTAGCTTTTGAGCATATAGAAACCACACAAGAGATCTTAAAAGAATTAGGAGTCGACCATCCGAAAATCATCACAGTGTTAAATAAGATCGATGAGCTTCCCGAGGGTAAGGCGCCTACCAAGTTGCGTTTGCTCTCACCACGTGCTGTCGTCATCTCGGCAAAAACCGGAGAGGGAATTCAAAATCTTCTTGAGGCGATGACTGACATCATTACGGAAGGCTTTCCTCAAGTTACATTAAAATTTTCCTATAAGGATTATGGCAAATTTACCGAGCTGTATGATGCAGGTTTGGTCTTAGCGCATCGTCGTAAAGAGGATATTTTAATTGTAGACGCTTATCTACCCGAAGAGCTCGGGAAAAAATACCAACAGTTTATTATGCGTAAACGTCCTTCTCCAAAGCCCATAGAAGATGAGTTTTGCGTTTAG
- the mtaB gene encoding tRNA (N(6)-L-threonylcarbamoyladenosine(37)-C(2))-methylthiotransferase MtaB produces the protein MTVIEVKGTFKLVCLGCRVNQYEIQSYRDQLNFLGYREITDPEIPCDLCIVNTCAVTGSAESSGRHAVRQVCRQNPDALLVVTGCLGEADKEFFYSLDRQCLLVSNKDKHQLMEKIFPSIQDLPEFRIRSFSGKSRAFIKVQDGCNSFCSYCIIPYLRGRSRSRPVQEILEEISGLVSQGYREVVIAGINVGDYQDQGKSLAYLISQVDEIPGIERIRISSIDPEDVQDDLRDVLLSGKHTCHSSHLVLQSGSNAILKRMNRKYSRGDFLDCVEALRSADPQYTFTTDVIVGFPGETDQDFEETLRIVEDVGFIKVHIFPFSPRERTKAYTFSSQLPVSVINERKKHLAHVAREVAYREQRRRIGDTLSVLVERVDEGIAYGHSSYFDMVGFPADPDVSVNTLIDVRIESVEEDILKGKRV, from the coding sequence ATGACAGTAATAGAAGTAAAGGGAACATTTAAACTTGTTTGTTTAGGGTGTCGTGTAAATCAATATGAAATTCAGAGTTACCGGGATCAGTTAAACTTCTTAGGGTACCGCGAAATCACAGATCCTGAGATTCCCTGTGATCTGTGTATTGTGAATACCTGTGCAGTTACCGGATCGGCGGAAAGCTCTGGACGTCACGCCGTACGTCAAGTTTGTCGACAAAATCCCGATGCTTTGTTAGTGGTGACGGGGTGTTTGGGAGAGGCTGATAAGGAATTTTTCTATTCTTTAGACAGACAATGTCTTCTTGTTTCTAACAAAGACAAGCATCAGTTGATGGAAAAGATCTTTCCCTCGATTCAAGATCTTCCAGAATTTCGCATTCGTAGTTTTTCAGGGAAATCGCGAGCGTTTATCAAAGTTCAGGATGGGTGCAACTCGTTTTGTTCCTATTGTATTATCCCGTATTTACGTGGTCGGTCGCGTTCACGTCCTGTTCAGGAAATTCTTGAGGAGATATCGGGTCTTGTTTCGCAGGGGTATCGTGAAGTTGTGATTGCGGGGATTAATGTTGGCGATTATCAAGATCAGGGAAAATCCTTAGCTTATCTGATCAGTCAGGTAGACGAGATCCCAGGTATAGAAAGAATACGGATTTCTTCTATAGATCCCGAGGATGTGCAGGACGACCTGCGAGATGTCTTATTATCAGGCAAGCATACGTGTCACTCTTCGCATCTGGTTTTGCAATCGGGTTCTAATGCGATTTTAAAAAGGATGAACCGGAAGTACTCCCGGGGAGATTTTTTAGATTGTGTAGAGGCTTTACGTTCTGCGGATCCGCAATATACTTTCACGACAGATGTCATCGTGGGCTTCCCCGGGGAAACAGATCAGGATTTTGAAGAGACTTTGCGCATTGTAGAAGACGTGGGTTTTATTAAAGTCCATATTTTTCCTTTTAGCCCTAGAGAACGAACAAAAGCCTACACCTTTTCTTCTCAACTGCCCGTATCTGTAATTAACGAACGGAAGAAGCATCTTGCTCATGTAGCACGAGAGGTGGCTTATAGAGAGCAGAGGCGACGTATAGGCGATACACTTTCGGTACTTGTGGAAAGGGTGGATGAAGGCATCGCCTATGGCCATTCTTCCTACTTTGATATGGTAGGTTTCCCTGCCGATCCTGATGTTTCTGTGAATACATTAATCGATGTCCGTATCGAGAGTGTCGAAGAAGATATTCTCAAAGGAAAACGTGTATGA
- the glgB gene encoding 1,4-alpha-glucan branching protein GlgB, which produces MVERIVNSEDVSLLVSGRQSNPHKFLGIVSENSSQDRIILFRPGAHSVVVELQGNIAHAQHHHSGIFSLTAPKGTLPQDYRIYHQNGLLAHDPYAFPPLWGEVDSFLFHQGTHYKIYECMGAIPYNVQGISGVLFVVWAPHAQRVSVVGDFNFWNGLVNPLRKVSDLGIWELFIPGLEEGTLYKWEIVSASGEVLIKTDPYGKRFDVPPHAPSRVVDSDRYTWHDAAWMEKRKHRGDQPLAIYEVHVGSWQWHEGKPLGYRELAKKLAAYCKEMHYTHVELLPVTEHPLNESWGYQVTGYYAPTCRYGTPEDFQFFVDHLHRENIGVILDWVPGHFPTDGFALAHFDGEALYESIENHEPLHPHWRTYTFDYRCNEVVNFLLGSALFWLDKMHIDGLRVDAVTSMLYLDYGRQEGEWSPNIYGGRENLQAIEFIKHLNSVVHREFPGVLTFAEESTDFPKVTQAVAQGGLGFDYKWNLGWMHDTFRYIQVDPLFRSYHHKDLTFSLWYAFNERYLLPLSHDEVVHGKGSLLQKMPGDTWTKFAHMRLLLSYHICQPGKKLLFMGGEFAQGKEWTPDSPLDWHLLDHPDHAYLHKCVARMNALYCDLPYFWKGDGKQGSFRWVDFKDTENHVIAYYRFSGEDRSSALLCVHHFSSGYFPSYVLYCQDIHSCQLLFNSDDCCFGGSGKGNRQPVLCLDQHVSWGIDIELPPLATLIFHVDFVN; this is translated from the coding sequence ATGGTCGAGAGGATTGTAAACTCTGAAGACGTCTCCTTATTAGTTTCTGGAAGGCAGAGCAATCCTCATAAGTTTTTAGGGATTGTTTCTGAAAACTCCTCACAAGATAGAATCATTCTTTTTCGTCCTGGGGCCCATTCTGTAGTTGTAGAACTTCAGGGAAATATAGCGCACGCACAACACCATCATTCGGGAATATTTTCTCTCACTGCTCCTAAGGGGACTCTCCCTCAGGATTACCGTATCTATCATCAAAATGGCCTATTAGCTCACGATCCTTATGCGTTTCCTCCTTTGTGGGGAGAAGTCGATTCTTTTTTATTTCATCAAGGTACGCATTATAAGATTTATGAATGTATGGGAGCGATTCCCTATAATGTTCAGGGAATTTCCGGGGTGCTTTTTGTTGTTTGGGCTCCGCATGCACAACGTGTATCTGTTGTCGGCGATTTCAATTTTTGGAATGGTCTTGTGAATCCTTTACGCAAAGTCTCCGATTTAGGAATTTGGGAGTTATTTATCCCCGGTCTTGAAGAAGGAACTCTGTATAAATGGGAAATTGTTAGCGCTTCTGGAGAGGTACTGATCAAAACTGACCCTTATGGGAAACGTTTTGATGTTCCTCCTCATGCGCCATCTCGCGTTGTGGATAGTGATCGCTATACATGGCATGACGCCGCGTGGATGGAAAAGCGTAAACACAGAGGCGATCAGCCCTTGGCCATTTATGAGGTGCATGTAGGTTCGTGGCAGTGGCATGAGGGTAAACCCTTAGGATATCGGGAGTTGGCAAAGAAACTCGCTGCCTATTGCAAAGAGATGCATTATACGCATGTGGAGCTGTTGCCAGTTACAGAACATCCTTTAAATGAATCTTGGGGATATCAAGTCACAGGATACTACGCACCTACGTGTCGGTATGGAACACCCGAAGATTTCCAGTTTTTTGTGGACCACCTCCATAGGGAAAATATCGGGGTGATTTTAGATTGGGTGCCCGGACACTTCCCTACGGATGGCTTTGCTTTAGCTCATTTCGACGGAGAAGCTCTGTATGAATCTATAGAAAATCACGAGCCATTACACCCCCATTGGCGTACGTATACTTTTGATTATCGCTGCAATGAAGTCGTGAATTTCCTTTTAGGCAGCGCTCTATTTTGGTTAGATAAAATGCACATAGATGGTTTACGCGTCGATGCCGTAACCTCAATGTTGTATTTAGATTATGGCCGTCAAGAAGGAGAGTGGTCTCCCAATATCTATGGAGGTAGAGAGAATCTCCAGGCTATCGAGTTCATCAAACACTTGAATTCTGTCGTGCATAGAGAATTCCCCGGGGTTTTGACATTTGCTGAGGAATCTACAGATTTCCCGAAGGTGACCCAGGCGGTCGCCCAAGGAGGGTTAGGGTTCGATTATAAATGGAACTTAGGGTGGATGCACGATACCTTTCGTTATATTCAGGTCGATCCTCTATTTCGTTCGTATCACCATAAGGATCTGACCTTTAGCCTTTGGTACGCCTTTAACGAAAGGTACCTCCTGCCTCTTTCTCATGATGAGGTTGTCCATGGTAAAGGTAGCCTTTTACAAAAAATGCCCGGCGATACCTGGACAAAGTTTGCTCATATGCGTTTGCTGCTTAGCTATCACATATGCCAACCAGGGAAGAAACTTCTTTTTATGGGCGGGGAATTTGCTCAGGGAAAAGAATGGACCCCGGACAGCCCTTTAGATTGGCATCTGTTAGATCACCCCGATCACGCGTATTTACACAAGTGCGTAGCACGGATGAACGCGTTATATTGCGACCTGCCGTATTTTTGGAAAGGAGACGGTAAGCAAGGGTCGTTCCGTTGGGTAGATTTTAAAGATACTGAAAATCATGTGATCGCTTACTACAGATTTTCAGGAGAAGATCGAAGTAGCGCTTTACTGTGTGTCCACCACTTTAGTTCGGGATATTTTCCTTCTTATGTTCTATATTGTCAGGACATTCACTCCTGCCAACTCCTATTTAATAGCGATGATTGTTGCTTTGGGGGTTCAGGGAAAGGCAACCGTCAGCCAGTTCTTTGTCTAGATCAGCACGTCTCCTGGGGGATAGATATCGAGCTCCCTCCTCTGGCCACGTTGATTTTCCATGTTGATTTTGTAAATTAA
- a CDS encoding polymorphic outer membrane protein middle domain-containing protein: MKMKLSTLLNAYLLTSLLSCLPLFSEAYLKDIDALNEQLLGYEHLFDLEMFSNISEPQNTLKGLRSSSGYCTIENYNNIACTKQVAKSNGAVFNASSLTLRNNTGDIKFICNSTNAKGGVIWTSGSCNISENSSRQYFINNHAINIESAQSNSTNFGGAICCKTFELTKNCGPICFADNIAQMNGGAISSDELLKISENSSPILFLNNRAFFRNARMTSRGGALYCQNCEISANSAPLYFISNSSPIGGACYVTRTHTIKNNTGAIVFSNNFSSCNDTKGSNSSGGAVTCTDLNIEDNPGPVYFNNNIAYRNGGAIYCTRVTIKNSGPVQFANNQSKWGGAILINHNGSCDISADYGDIVFVNNSGIGDFDLFKNSLHCTRSVTLKVGAKKNYAVKFYDPIECQYYSPSVVFNEQEDQQGTVLFSSMFLPFSSSRHVRDYTTYIRNPIEIKHGILAVEDGACIAINKITQDNSILRLGNGAGIQTNEFFTTRLVNNLIISSPEEGSEAEPGSAPTAPKSSEEPAPRSINADLQITRLALNLPSLLQKGAKAPKIWIYPSATTSNGITTYSEDDTSSATLSGPLLLLDSENEDPYDSLDLSIGITRIPLLYLCDNATPKITTTALDIEAINEKQHYGYQGVWSPYWEEYKTTANGKTPETTNTNHRYLYTNWTPTGYIPNPKYMTPLIANALWGTLYTTLSGLRTLPSSMTAPTYFELGGQGLVTAIHQANRLGVPGFRMESAGYSAGTTVTTTNNHRVSVSFAQQSVHIKEKESKNKLSSRNYFGGTLIQMPWLDESIITSASLAYNYGSHTAKHFYVKDDKESEGDFYTHSFAGSVNCIFNLTPITKDFSITPFLEVLAFRATLSSFVEHGDFPRAFTVKRPLTNISLPTGLMIQWTRNAQLPTIWQVQLTYQPVVLKRHPKVLTTLLASKGTWSSLGTPISRHAFAYKIGNESRIFPYLKIFLNYQGDISSSTFSNYLKAGSSLIF, encoded by the coding sequence ATGAAAATGAAATTATCTACTCTCTTAAACGCTTATCTTCTTACCTCTCTCTTGTCTTGTTTACCTCTATTCTCAGAAGCCTATCTAAAAGATATAGATGCTTTAAATGAGCAATTGCTCGGATATGAACATCTTTTCGATCTAGAAATGTTCTCAAATATCTCGGAACCACAAAATACTCTGAAGGGTTTGAGATCTTCTTCTGGGTATTGTACCATTGAGAATTATAACAATATTGCCTGTACAAAACAGGTAGCAAAATCCAACGGGGCCGTTTTCAATGCATCATCCCTTACTTTAAGAAACAACACCGGCGATATAAAATTTATCTGTAATTCTACAAATGCAAAAGGCGGCGTGATCTGGACTTCAGGCAGCTGCAATATTAGTGAAAATTCATCAAGACAATACTTCATTAATAACCATGCTATTAACATCGAAAGTGCACAATCAAACTCTACCAACTTCGGTGGAGCGATATGCTGTAAAACATTTGAATTAACTAAAAATTGTGGCCCCATTTGCTTTGCAGACAATATAGCACAAATGAATGGCGGGGCCATTTCTTCAGATGAATTACTCAAAATCAGTGAAAATTCTTCGCCGATTTTATTCTTGAATAATCGTGCTTTTTTTCGTAACGCTCGCATGACATCTCGAGGTGGCGCCCTATATTGTCAAAATTGTGAAATCTCTGCAAACTCCGCCCCCTTATACTTCATTTCTAACTCTTCTCCTATTGGAGGAGCCTGTTACGTCACTCGCACCCATACAATTAAAAACAATACAGGCGCGATTGTCTTTTCAAATAATTTTAGTTCATGCAATGACACTAAAGGGAGTAATAGCTCCGGAGGAGCCGTTACTTGTACAGACTTAAATATAGAGGATAATCCCGGGCCAGTTTACTTCAACAACAACATAGCATACCGTAACGGTGGAGCTATATATTGTACTCGTGTAACAATTAAAAATAGCGGCCCCGTTCAATTTGCTAATAATCAAAGTAAATGGGGAGGAGCTATACTCATCAACCATAACGGATCTTGCGATATATCAGCCGATTATGGCGATATCGTCTTTGTCAATAACTCTGGTATAGGAGACTTTGACTTGTTTAAGAACTCACTGCATTGCACCAGAAGCGTAACATTAAAAGTTGGCGCCAAGAAAAATTACGCTGTAAAGTTCTATGACCCTATCGAATGCCAATACTACTCTCCAAGTGTTGTTTTCAATGAGCAAGAAGACCAACAAGGAACTGTTCTCTTTTCATCGATGTTCCTTCCCTTTTCTTCTTCTAGACATGTCAGGGATTATACCACCTATATCCGTAACCCGATAGAAATTAAACACGGCATCTTGGCTGTTGAAGACGGTGCTTGTATTGCCATAAACAAAATTACTCAAGATAACAGTATCTTACGTCTTGGTAATGGCGCAGGAATTCAAACTAATGAGTTCTTTACTACACGTCTAGTGAATAACCTCATCATATCCTCTCCAGAAGAAGGATCAGAGGCTGAGCCTGGTTCAGCACCTACTGCCCCGAAGTCTTCAGAAGAGCCGGCACCCAGATCTATAAATGCTGATCTTCAAATTACGCGTCTTGCTTTAAACCTGCCTTCACTTTTACAAAAAGGTGCTAAAGCTCCAAAAATTTGGATTTATCCCTCTGCGACTACGAGTAACGGCATAACTACATATTCGGAAGATGATACTTCATCAGCGACCCTTTCCGGACCCCTGCTTCTTTTGGATAGCGAGAATGAAGATCCTTACGATTCTCTAGATCTCTCCATTGGCATCACGCGTATCCCTCTCCTCTATCTTTGCGATAACGCAACTCCGAAAATTACAACTACAGCTTTGGATATCGAGGCTATTAACGAAAAACAACATTATGGATATCAAGGAGTCTGGTCTCCGTATTGGGAGGAATATAAAACTACAGCAAATGGGAAAACTCCTGAAACTACAAATACAAATCACAGATACCTGTATACGAATTGGACGCCTACCGGCTACATCCCCAATCCCAAATATATGACCCCGCTGATTGCTAATGCTCTCTGGGGGACTTTGTATACTACTCTTTCGGGGCTACGTACGCTACCTTCTTCCATGACTGCGCCTACCTATTTCGAACTGGGTGGCCAAGGCTTGGTTACGGCTATCCACCAAGCGAATCGCCTAGGTGTGCCAGGATTCCGTATGGAGTCCGCAGGATATTCCGCAGGAACAACAGTAACAACAACAAACAACCATAGGGTATCTGTATCCTTTGCTCAACAATCCGTTCATATAAAAGAAAAAGAGTCAAAAAATAAGCTCTCTTCAAGAAATTACTTCGGAGGTACGCTCATACAGATGCCTTGGTTGGATGAGAGTATAATTACATCAGCATCTCTAGCCTATAATTATGGATCTCATACAGCAAAACATTTCTACGTAAAAGACGACAAAGAGTCCGAAGGGGATTTCTACACTCACAGCTTTGCAGGAAGTGTTAACTGTATCTTCAACCTCACTCCCATTACCAAAGACTTTTCAATAACTCCATTTCTAGAGGTTCTAGCATTTAGAGCGACTTTATCCAGCTTCGTCGAACATGGTGATTTCCCCAGGGCATTCACCGTAAAACGGCCGTTAACGAATATTTCCCTACCCACGGGCCTCATGATACAATGGACACGTAATGCTCAACTTCCCACTATCTGGCAAGTGCAACTGACGTATCAACCCGTTGTATTGAAACGTCACCCCAAGGTATTGACAACACTACTCGCAAGTAAGGGAACATGGTCTTCCTTAGGAACGCCAATCTCAAGACATGCTTTTGCATACAAAATAGGAAATGAAAGTCGAATTTTCCCCTATCTGAAAATCTTTCTCAACTATCAAGGGGATATTTCCTCTTCTACTTTCTCTAATTACCTAAAAGCAGGAAGCTCGTTAATCTTTTAG
- a CDS encoding autotransporter outer membrane beta-barrel domain-containing protein gives MKSTITKYLTSISLTFALCANLYAEDTDHASEIQETQDTQTQTDHIKTDHKGDFVSNIFWQSAYATTCAMHTTKVSLESLSDRAFNIEGGALGLCLYQKDSAEKRGFHMDGGGYYLGISGESASRCKIDVRCAIQEANANANASHNEVATSYLSVGSHFQINCFQGKLILSGDCFYTEGNHRINHTNRKLLGACHGSFESQTVGSSLSCYFPLRAKTNHRLTVTPFFGYQTVSSRLNSFKEHGARIRTFVSSEHLVDISLPFGLHNRLVFQGCCPSLWELEVAYKPNAVRRTPLVGSVLVADKNVWISSPTDVSYHAFSINFKNEIQLLKYLHINCNYHCDVSSSTCSHYLLAGGKLSF, from the coding sequence ATGAAATCCACAATTACAAAATACTTAACATCTATTAGTCTGACTTTTGCATTATGCGCCAATCTATACGCTGAAGATACTGATCACGCTTCCGAAATTCAAGAAACTCAAGATACACAAACACAAACCGATCACATAAAAACCGATCACAAAGGTGATTTCGTAAGCAATATCTTTTGGCAATCTGCTTATGCAACTACGTGTGCAATGCATACCACTAAGGTATCTTTAGAATCTCTGAGCGATCGAGCTTTTAATATTGAAGGTGGCGCTTTAGGTCTCTGTCTTTACCAAAAAGATAGCGCAGAAAAGCGAGGATTCCATATGGATGGGGGCGGCTACTACCTAGGAATCTCCGGAGAATCAGCTTCTCGTTGTAAAATAGACGTGCGTTGTGCAATTCAGGAAGCCAATGCTAACGCAAATGCGAGTCATAATGAAGTCGCAACATCTTACCTATCTGTAGGAAGTCACTTCCAAATCAACTGCTTCCAAGGGAAACTCATCCTCTCAGGAGATTGTTTCTACACCGAAGGAAATCATCGGATAAATCACACAAACCGTAAGCTTTTAGGAGCTTGTCATGGTTCCTTCGAAAGCCAAACGGTAGGAAGCTCGCTTTCCTGTTACTTCCCTCTAAGAGCTAAAACAAATCACCGCCTCACTGTTACTCCTTTTTTCGGCTATCAAACTGTGTCCTCTAGGCTAAATAGCTTCAAAGAACATGGCGCTCGTATACGTACTTTCGTATCATCCGAACATCTTGTGGATATTAGCCTCCCCTTCGGATTACATAATCGACTAGTTTTCCAAGGATGTTGTCCGTCACTTTGGGAATTAGAAGTTGCGTATAAACCTAACGCCGTCCGAAGAACACCTTTAGTTGGCTCGGTATTAGTTGCAGATAAAAACGTATGGATTTCTTCACCTACAGACGTAAGCTACCACGCATTTTCTATAAATTTCAAAAATGAGATCCAATTACTAAAATACTTGCATATCAACTGCAATTATCACTGTGATGTCTCCTCATCTACATGTAGCCATTATCTACTTGCTGGGGGCAAACTTTCCTTCTAA